A genomic region of Desulfomicrobium apsheronum contains the following coding sequences:
- the dnaA gene encoding chromosomal replication initiator protein DnaA: protein MIDAWHHISLSLEKNLTPGHYQLWIKPLQGCLDNDTLVLCAPNSFVCTWVRERMLGKIKDAAAETLGFAPTIELCSAQADAPATVHVQPAPAKKIITRQMGLPMAHALPTQTVQNWRHDFDDFIVGPCNNLAYVASRSFCQDVQGSDQLFLCSAPGLGKTHLAQAIGSEIARQTNRQHLRVCYLSGEEFASQLVMAIKAKAVEQFKARFRTNVDLLLLEDVHFFQGKEKMQDELLNTLKSLQNQGRRVVMTSTFLPRELSDIDANLLSRFAQGFMAVIDKPDYQTRMGIIQAKSQASQVSMPGSVAELLANRMKTDVRQLESCLKNIILKAKLLNMDITMDLAWEILQNYNLDSASIDLDKIISFVCQAYGFGFDDLRSKSRKRDRVIARNTAFYLARKHTELSLMDIGRRFNRKHSTVIKGIASVEQEVTRKTSLGNQLARTINQLQA, encoded by the coding sequence ACTCCTTTGTATGCACATGGGTCCGGGAACGCATGCTTGGCAAGATCAAGGATGCGGCCGCCGAGACCCTTGGCTTCGCGCCGACCATAGAGCTCTGTTCCGCCCAGGCCGATGCGCCCGCGACCGTGCATGTTCAGCCCGCGCCCGCCAAGAAGATCATCACCCGCCAAATGGGCCTGCCCATGGCTCACGCCCTGCCTACTCAAACCGTGCAGAACTGGCGGCATGATTTTGACGACTTCATCGTCGGACCCTGCAACAATCTCGCCTATGTCGCGTCGCGCAGCTTCTGCCAGGACGTGCAGGGGTCGGATCAACTTTTCCTGTGCTCCGCGCCGGGCCTCGGCAAGACCCATCTGGCCCAGGCCATCGGCAGCGAGATCGCCCGGCAAACCAACCGGCAGCACCTGCGCGTCTGCTACCTGAGCGGCGAGGAGTTTGCCTCCCAGTTGGTCATGGCCATCAAAGCCAAGGCCGTGGAGCAGTTCAAGGCCCGTTTCAGAACCAACGTAGATCTGCTCCTGCTTGAAGACGTGCATTTTTTCCAGGGCAAGGAGAAAATGCAGGATGAGCTGTTGAACACCTTGAAATCGCTCCAGAACCAGGGGCGCCGGGTGGTCATGACCAGCACGTTTCTGCCCCGCGAGCTGTCCGACATCGACGCCAACCTGCTCTCCCGTTTCGCGCAGGGGTTCATGGCCGTCATCGACAAGCCCGACTATCAGACCCGTATGGGCATCATCCAGGCCAAGTCGCAGGCTTCGCAGGTCAGCATGCCGGGCAGCGTGGCCGAGCTTCTGGCCAACAGGATGAAGACCGATGTCCGCCAGCTTGAGAGCTGCCTGAAGAACATCATCCTCAAGGCCAAGCTCCTGAACATGGACATCACCATGGATCTGGCCTGGGAGATACTGCAGAATTATAACCTTGACAGTGCCTCCATAGATCTCGACAAAATCATCAGCTTCGTCTGCCAGGCCTATGGCTTCGGCTTTGACGACCTGCGCTCCAAGAGCCGCAAGCGGGACCGGGTCATCGCCCGCAACACGGCCTTCTACCTTGCGCGCAAGCATACGGAACTGTCTCTCATGGATATCGGCCGCCGCTTCAACCGCAAGCATTCCACGGTCATCAAGGGTATCGCCTCCGTTGAACAGGAAGTTACCCGCAAGACCTCTCTTGGCAACCAGCTGGCCCGCACGATCAATCAACTCCAGGCCTGA
- a CDS encoding transglutaminase-like cysteine peptidase yields MQNQTSQVELASEDAGAATGGTHQETRQDSGSSRIADPLKTQANIRPDQEQAKDATPAVSLKQGEILDSQASDSLEQAPGTPAAVQGRDSNVTTVAQAERNQESSTSKAPLPVWRQGAQTQAPTPSGQAPRAQSNTGDQPIRLFQSAAFRGNFNALPKWKRILSKVKGQLQTLGSCTSAKTCPPGATSWQRIIKQARGKERMEQLKMINSFFNKWPYRLDQDAYGVSDWWATPQEFLKISGDCEDYAIIKYFALRELGFSKDELRIVVVKDRIRGIAHAVLAVFTDGDAYILNNISDAIFTHGKYRHYIPQYSLNEEHRWSHIPVAN; encoded by the coding sequence ATGCAAAACCAGACGAGCCAGGTGGAGCTTGCAAGCGAAGATGCAGGTGCCGCAACGGGGGGCACCCACCAAGAGACGAGGCAGGACAGCGGTTCCTCTCGGATAGCCGACCCTTTGAAGACGCAAGCGAATATCAGGCCGGACCAGGAACAGGCCAAGGATGCCACCCCGGCCGTTTCGCTAAAACAAGGAGAGATCCTCGACTCGCAGGCAAGCGATTCCTTGGAACAGGCTCCGGGAACGCCGGCGGCTGTGCAGGGTCGAGATTCAAACGTGACGACGGTTGCCCAGGCGGAGCGGAATCAAGAATCGTCCACCTCAAAAGCGCCCCTGCCCGTATGGCGTCAAGGCGCCCAGACTCAAGCCCCGACACCTTCAGGCCAGGCTCCGCGAGCACAGTCAAACACCGGCGATCAGCCTATACGGCTTTTTCAGAGCGCGGCCTTTCGCGGCAATTTCAATGCCCTGCCCAAATGGAAGCGAATCCTGTCCAAGGTCAAGGGACAGCTCCAGACGCTTGGCAGCTGCACTTCGGCCAAGACCTGCCCGCCCGGCGCGACCAGCTGGCAGCGCATCATAAAGCAAGCCAGAGGCAAGGAGCGCATGGAACAGCTCAAGATGATCAACTCCTTTTTCAACAAATGGCCCTACCGCCTGGACCAGGACGCCTACGGTGTCTCGGACTGGTGGGCCACTCCGCAGGAATTCCTGAAGATATCCGGAGATTGCGAGGACTACGCCATCATCAAGTACTTTGCCCTGCGGGAGCTGGGCTTCTCGAAGGACGAACTGCGCATCGTCGTGGTCAAGGATCGCATCAGAGGCATCGCGCACGCTGTTCTGGCAGTATTCACGGACGGGGATGCCTACATCCTGAACAACATCTCCGACGCAATTTTCACGCACGGCAAATACAGACACTACATTCCGCAATACTCCTTGAACGAGGAGCATCGGTGGTCACACATCCCTGTAGCGAACTAA
- a CDS encoding type I secretion system permease/ATPase, with protein MNDPKVAIPIPAPPAAAKLRPAITAQINPSQVYFTPPLVGCLSVISRLQGRPVSTTALEAGLPRTQEGMTPYAVIRAARREGIDAQIAHKPVIDKISPLNLPCILLMQDGSACVLVSVASGTARIIMPENPDAPFDTPVETLKETYSGHAVFARPKASLDGRTKGLKIFNTKKWFWGTIFHFLPIYRHVILATIFINLLAIASPLFTMNVYDRVVPNNALETLWVLAVGVGIAFFFDFALRNLRGYFVDVAGRNSDILVASKLMSHILSIRLDHKPESTGALVNNMREFDSLREFFSSTTLLALVDLPFLILFITIIFYIGGPVAIVPAVVAPIVILVGIIMQGPLRRAIEGGYKESTQKNALLVETVSGLETIKTSRAEGSMLGRWENIVGMGAKSAIRSKSLSTFSLSFTQFASQIVYCGVIIWGVYRISEGAMTMGGLIACSILVGRAMAPLGAVAAMLTRLQQSRMALKNLDLLMQIPSERPEDVQHPEHQDLRASITFEDVSFKYPNALTNALSHIDLHIAQGERVAIIGKMGSGKTTLGKLINGLYEPQKGAVKIGGLDIRQIDPAELRAKIGYMAQDNFLFHGTVRENITLGAPHVSDQALLRAATIAGVTDFIKNNPAGFNLQVGERGLSLSGGQRQAITIARTLLLDPDIVILDEPSSSMDVGVEAVLKLRLSSALKGKTLILITHRPSLLSLATRVIALEGGSIIADGPRNEVLTELQKRGNGAKNV; from the coding sequence ATGAATGATCCCAAGGTCGCCATTCCCATACCGGCTCCACCGGCCGCCGCCAAACTGCGGCCGGCAATCACCGCCCAGATCAACCCTTCACAAGTTTATTTCACCCCGCCGCTGGTGGGATGTTTGTCCGTGATCTCCCGCCTGCAAGGTCGGCCCGTCAGCACAACGGCCCTGGAAGCGGGCCTGCCACGCACCCAGGAAGGCATGACTCCTTACGCGGTGATCCGTGCGGCGCGGCGTGAAGGCATTGACGCCCAGATCGCGCACAAACCGGTCATCGACAAAATCTCCCCCCTGAACCTGCCCTGCATCCTGCTCATGCAGGACGGCTCGGCCTGCGTGCTGGTCAGCGTGGCGTCAGGCACGGCCCGCATCATCATGCCCGAGAACCCCGACGCGCCCTTCGACACTCCGGTCGAGACGCTGAAAGAAACGTACTCCGGACACGCCGTCTTCGCGCGCCCCAAGGCCAGTCTGGATGGCAGAACCAAAGGGCTCAAGATCTTCAACACCAAGAAGTGGTTCTGGGGCACCATTTTTCATTTTCTGCCCATTTACCGGCATGTCATCCTGGCCACGATTTTCATCAACCTGCTGGCCATCGCCTCGCCTCTTTTCACCATGAACGTGTACGACCGGGTCGTGCCCAACAACGCCCTTGAGACCTTGTGGGTGCTGGCCGTGGGTGTCGGCATCGCCTTCTTTTTCGACTTCGCGCTCAGGAACCTGCGCGGCTATTTCGTGGACGTGGCAGGCCGCAACTCCGACATTCTGGTGGCCAGCAAGCTCATGAGCCACATTCTGTCCATCCGCCTCGATCACAAACCCGAATCCACGGGAGCGCTCGTCAACAACATGCGCGAGTTCGATTCCCTGCGTGAGTTCTTCAGTTCCACCACGTTGCTCGCGCTGGTCGACCTGCCCTTTTTGATCCTTTTCATCACAATCATCTTCTACATCGGCGGCCCCGTCGCCATTGTTCCGGCCGTGGTCGCGCCCATTGTGATTTTGGTCGGCATCATCATGCAGGGCCCGCTGAGACGCGCCATCGAAGGCGGCTACAAGGAATCGACCCAGAAAAACGCGTTGCTGGTCGAGACCGTGAGCGGCCTTGAGACCATCAAGACCAGCCGGGCCGAAGGCTCCATGCTTGGCCGCTGGGAAAACATCGTCGGCATGGGCGCAAAATCGGCCATCCGCTCCAAGTCGCTCTCCACCTTTTCTCTCAGCTTCACCCAGTTCGCCTCTCAGATCGTCTACTGCGGCGTCATCATCTGGGGCGTGTACCGCATCTCCGAAGGCGCGATGACCATGGGCGGACTCATCGCCTGCTCCATTCTGGTCGGCCGGGCCATGGCTCCCCTGGGCGCGGTGGCGGCCATGCTGACCCGACTGCAGCAGAGCCGCATGGCGCTCAAGAACCTGGACCTGCTCATGCAGATCCCAAGCGAGCGCCCCGAAGACGTCCAGCACCCCGAACATCAGGATCTGCGCGCCAGCATCACCTTCGAGGATGTGAGCTTCAAATACCCAAACGCCCTGACCAACGCCCTGTCCCACATCGACCTGCACATCGCGCAGGGCGAACGCGTGGCCATCATCGGTAAGATGGGCTCGGGCAAGACCACCCTTGGCAAGCTCATCAACGGCCTCTACGAGCCGCAAAAAGGGGCGGTGAAGATCGGCGGGCTTGACATCCGCCAGATCGACCCGGCCGAATTGCGGGCCAAGATCGGCTACATGGCCCAGGACAATTTTCTTTTCCATGGCACGGTGCGCGAGAACATCACCCTCGGCGCGCCCCACGTCAGCGACCAGGCCCTGCTGCGCGCCGCGACCATCGCCGGGGTCACGGACTTCATCAAAAACAACCCCGCCGGCTTCAACCTGCAGGTCGGAGAACGTGGCCTGTCCCTTTCCGGCGGCCAGCGCCAGGCCATCACCATCGCCCGCACCCTGCTGCTCGACCCGGACATCGTCATCCTCGATGAACCCAGCAGCTCCATGGACGTGGGCGTGGAGGCCGTGCTCAAGCTTCGTCTCTCCTCGGCATTGAAAGGCAAGACCCTCATCCTCATCACCCACAGACCGAGCCTGTTGTCCCTGGCCACGCGAGTCATCGCCCTTGAAGGCGGATCGATCATAGCCGACGGACCGCGCAACGAAGTCCTGACCGAACTGCAAAAGCGCGGCAACGGAGCTAAAAATGTCTAA
- a CDS encoding HlyD family type I secretion periplasmic adaptor subunit, with the protein MSNRVYSESDLEYMSVVDAAMYRRGHRWAYVLSATICLLLGSLLAWTHFAILDEVTRGMGQVIPSQRVQIIQNLEGGILEETLVRENQLVEKGDILVRISNELAQSSLKDTASQALEHQAAIARLKAESSETEPVFSEELKTKAPKAVNDQMAIYRARMDQLTQEMNILRSQYTQRLQEAREMTIRRNQTAQDLKLAQEQMNIAKPLMEKNVYPRVDYLSLERAVSSLRGDLQSLGVAIPRTQQAAQEIKERQAQRMAEFKATALQEMNQHQVELNSKLHALSAGQDRVTRTDVRSPVRGTVKQVILNTVGGVVKPGEPILEIIPLDDTLLIEANIKPADIAFLHPGQKAMIKITAYDFSIYGGLEGSVEQISGDTIEDQKGESFYKVKLRTQASAIVYRGEKLPIIPGMTASVDILTGKKSVLDYLLKPILKAKENALRER; encoded by the coding sequence ATGTCTAATCGAGTATATTCCGAATCCGACCTTGAATACATGAGCGTGGTCGACGCGGCCATGTATCGCCGGGGGCACCGCTGGGCCTACGTGCTGTCCGCGACCATCTGCCTGCTCCTTGGTTCGCTCCTGGCCTGGACCCACTTCGCCATCCTCGACGAAGTCACGCGCGGCATGGGCCAGGTCATCCCGTCCCAGCGGGTGCAGATCATCCAGAACCTCGAAGGCGGCATCCTCGAAGAAACCCTGGTGCGGGAAAACCAGCTCGTGGAAAAAGGCGACATTCTGGTCCGCATCAGCAATGAACTGGCGCAGAGCTCCCTGAAGGACACGGCCAGCCAGGCGTTGGAGCATCAGGCCGCCATCGCCCGCCTCAAGGCCGAATCGTCGGAAACGGAGCCGGTGTTTTCCGAAGAGCTCAAAACCAAGGCCCCCAAGGCGGTAAATGACCAGATGGCCATTTATCGGGCGCGCATGGACCAACTGACCCAGGAGATGAACATCCTGCGCAGCCAGTACACGCAGCGTTTGCAGGAAGCCCGCGAGATGACCATCCGGCGCAACCAGACCGCCCAGGACCTGAAGCTGGCCCAGGAGCAGATGAATATCGCCAAGCCCCTCATGGAAAAGAACGTGTACCCGAGAGTCGATTACCTCTCCCTGGAACGTGCCGTCAGTTCCCTGCGCGGCGATCTGCAGAGTCTGGGCGTGGCCATCCCGCGCACGCAGCAGGCGGCCCAGGAAATCAAGGAGCGCCAGGCCCAGCGCATGGCCGAGTTCAAGGCCACGGCCCTGCAGGAGATGAACCAGCATCAGGTGGAACTCAATTCCAAGCTGCACGCCCTGTCCGCCGGTCAGGACCGCGTCACGCGCACGGACGTACGCAGCCCTGTGCGCGGCACCGTCAAGCAGGTCATCCTCAATACCGTCGGCGGCGTGGTCAAACCCGGCGAACCGATCCTTGAGATCATTCCCCTGGACGACACCCTGCTCATCGAAGCCAACATCAAGCCCGCCGACATCGCCTTTCTGCATCCGGGCCAAAAAGCCATGATCAAGATCACGGCCTACGACTTCTCCATCTATGGCGGGCTTGAAGGTTCCGTCGAACAGATCAGCGGCGACACCATCGAGGACCAGAAGGGCGAAAGCTTCTACAAGGTCAAGCTGCGCACCCAGGCCTCGGCCATCGTCTATCGCGGCGAAAAACTCCCGATCATCCCCGGCATGACCGCCAGCGTGGACATCCTGACCGGCAAGAAGAGCGTGCTCGACTATCTCTTAAAACCCATTCTCAAGGCCAAGGAGAACGCCTTGAGGGAGCGTTGA
- a CDS encoding HD domain-containing phosphohydrolase gives MTASSSKAALPAMGKNRSELVMGVAIISLIIVALLTWVAWSVRAKQGELQEQIQGRLELLATSRAEVLTAWLSGLVEQTDKLISSDLFRLYATDMDLIDADPSFLITGIIPEGASYDQMAQLTDQFPLMHQTFADFTVFAGFLSGRIVHRSGQSYIGSDSRVNPLSPSQSALIKKTFAYPMAYFSPLRQTDNGLVIDMCVPIFSTAEENGEKKAVAVAMLTKSAGMTITSLLSNTPLSTRGERTRIMQMTEAGFQEIVPWSPGGIATIQTPPELDSGQRLGFDKRNSLGGQTPVFSLGVKLPDLDLWVVQEVDTQSATVGLQEYTRISLLIAGLIAMVTSLLFGAIWSRTMGQSHKRIAGKFQTLAQELEQQRNFLDSINDSIPDFIAVKNLSGNYTYANPALAEGVGRPEDEVLGLDDIALFGFDTGKRLEQSDAQTLQTGVPVTVTERVFLKSREHHFQITKVTLKGDQDTPQGIVSVFRDITAMVQAEDRKRQAISQTVEALVKAIEFTDPYLAGHSLLMRDVSSLLADSLNLSPEDKSTVEIASNLSQIGKIFIDKAILTKVDQLTEKEKEMVQRHVDHAAEILRQIDFELPVYEAVYQMNERLDGSGYPKGLLGEEISIQARVLSVANSFCAMIRPRAYRPAMRPGQALENLRSATNSYDLHIVEALAAALETSRGNRLLEKAGE, from the coding sequence ATGACAGCATCAAGCAGCAAAGCAGCTCTGCCCGCCATGGGCAAAAACAGGTCGGAACTGGTCATGGGGGTGGCCATCATCTCCCTGATCATCGTGGCCCTGTTGACCTGGGTGGCCTGGAGCGTCCGGGCCAAGCAGGGAGAGCTGCAAGAGCAGATCCAGGGACGGCTCGAATTGCTGGCCACCAGCCGCGCCGAAGTGCTCACGGCATGGCTCTCGGGCCTGGTCGAGCAGACCGACAAGCTCATCTCCTCGGACCTGTTCCGGCTTTATGCCACGGACATGGATCTCATCGACGCGGACCCGAGCTTTCTGATCACGGGCATCATCCCCGAAGGCGCTTCCTATGACCAGATGGCCCAACTGACCGACCAGTTCCCCCTCATGCATCAGACCTTCGCCGATTTCACGGTCTTCGCGGGCTTTCTGTCCGGGCGTATCGTGCACCGCAGCGGACAGTCCTACATCGGCTCCGACTCGCGGGTGAACCCGCTCTCTCCGAGTCAGTCGGCCTTGATCAAAAAGACCTTCGCCTATCCCATGGCCTACTTCTCGCCCCTGCGCCAGACAGACAATGGACTGGTCATCGACATGTGCGTGCCGATCTTTTCCACGGCCGAGGAAAACGGGGAAAAGAAGGCGGTGGCCGTGGCCATGCTGACCAAGAGCGCAGGCATGACCATCACCTCCCTGCTCTCCAACACCCCGCTCTCGACCAGGGGGGAGCGGACACGGATCATGCAGATGACCGAGGCCGGATTTCAGGAGATCGTGCCCTGGAGCCCTGGCGGAATCGCCACCATCCAGACGCCGCCGGAACTGGATTCGGGGCAGCGGCTCGGCTTTGACAAACGCAATAGCCTGGGCGGCCAGACTCCCGTCTTTTCACTTGGCGTGAAGCTTCCCGATCTTGACCTGTGGGTCGTCCAGGAGGTGGATACCCAGAGCGCGACCGTGGGCTTGCAGGAGTACACCCGGATTTCCCTGCTCATCGCGGGCCTCATCGCCATGGTCACAAGCCTTCTCTTCGGAGCCATCTGGTCGCGCACCATGGGTCAGAGCCACAAGCGCATCGCCGGCAAGTTTCAGACCCTGGCCCAGGAGCTCGAACAGCAACGCAACTTCCTGGATTCCATCAACGATTCGATCCCGGATTTCATCGCCGTCAAAAACCTGAGCGGCAACTACACCTACGCCAACCCGGCATTGGCCGAAGGCGTGGGGCGGCCGGAAGACGAGGTGCTCGGTCTTGACGATATCGCCCTGTTCGGCTTCGACACCGGCAAACGCCTGGAACAATCCGACGCCCAGACCCTGCAGACCGGGGTGCCCGTGACAGTCACCGAACGCGTCTTCCTCAAGTCGCGGGAACACCATTTCCAGATCACCAAGGTCACCTTGAAGGGCGATCAGGACACGCCGCAAGGCATCGTCTCCGTATTCCGGGACATCACCGCCATGGTTCAGGCCGAGGACCGCAAGCGCCAGGCCATCTCCCAGACCGTTGAAGCGCTGGTCAAAGCCATCGAGTTCACGGACCCATACCTGGCCGGACATTCCCTGCTGATGCGCGACGTGTCCTCCCTGCTGGCGGACAGCCTCAACCTGTCCCCTGAAGACAAATCCACCGTGGAAATCGCCTCCAACCTGTCCCAGATCGGCAAAATCTTCATCGACAAGGCGATCCTGACCAAGGTCGACCAGCTTACCGAGAAAGAGAAGGAAATGGTTCAGAGGCATGTCGACCATGCAGCGGAAATCCTGCGCCAGATCGACTTTGAACTGCCCGTTTACGAGGCTGTCTACCAGATGAACGAACGTCTCGACGGCAGCGGCTACCCCAAAGGGCTGCTCGGCGAGGAGATCAGCATCCAGGCCAGGGTCCTGAGCGTGGCCAACAGCTTTTGCGCCATGATCCGCCCCAGAGCCTACAGACCGGCCATGCGCCCCGGGCAGGCCCTTGAGAACCTGCGCTCGGCGACAAACAGTTACGACCTGCACATCGTCGAAGCCCTGGCCGCCGCCCTTGAAACATCACGCGGCAACAGGCTGCTGGAAAAGGCGGGAGAATAG